One Plasmodium malariae genome assembly, contig: PmUG01_00_19, whole genome shotgun sequence DNA window includes the following coding sequences:
- the PmUG01_00038800 gene encoding fam-l protein — protein sequence MKILPFINIFTYIFFSSIYNFYIDKSTFYKCGNVKIVVDGKLCTRINRYLAKCKQNKDLHIVGLKEEIPNNRVYEKKKDISNNEKEPTRRKKQPAGCLLKNSKVNRSFVKSKSCMFETKKYSRREKKIFKELDYIDFLKSNKNISDKTYKKIMRKKFSLRLGSPLLLFLLLSTLLIVDISLCSPSGGKGFWELLNLDTTLSSLNTILKPYFSWLLPAASTSDSVLGALFNIVLYVIPFLILGVTLISYIFYYHKKAKKYEKIKFSKK from the coding sequence CTTTCTATAAATGTGGAAATGTGAAGATTGTTGTCGATGGGAAATTATGTACAAGAATTAATAGATATCTAGCGAAatgtaaacaaaataaagatttACATATTGTTGgattaaaagaagaaataccAAATAATAgagtatatgaaaaaaaaaaagatatatctaataatgaaaaagaacctacaagaagaaaaaaacaacCAGCTGGATGTTTATTAAAGAATTCGAAAGTCAATAGATCATTTGTAAAAAGTAAATCCTGTAtgtttgaaacaaaaaaatactcCCGtcgagaaaaaaaaatattcaaagaacttgattatatagattttcttaaaagCAACAAGAATATTAGTGATAAgacttacaaaaaaataatgcgtAAAAAATTCTCATTACGATTAGGATCCcctttattattgtttttgttGTTATCAACTCTACTCATAGTAGATATATCCCTGTGTTCTCCATCTGGAGGAAAGGGATTTTGGGAGCTATTAAATTTAGACACGACTTTAAGTTCCTTGAATACAATTTTGAAGCCATATTTTAGTTGGTTATTGCCTGCTGCAAGTACATCTGATAGCGTATTAGGagcattatttaatattgtattatatgttataccttttttaatattaggtGTTACACTTATAtcgtacattttttattaccataaaaaagctaaaaaatatgaaaaaattaagttcagtaaaaagtga